A segment of the Candidatus Zixiibacteriota bacterium genome:
CGTTCGAGGGATATATGTCTACAGCGACTGAGCCGAGGTCGGCTCATATGAACATCGCAAACGCGGTGCTCAGCCACCTCGAAGCGGGCGCGACGATACTCGATTTCGGCTGCGGACCCTGCGACAAGACCGCCATACTCCAGCTTCTCGGCTACAAATGCTCAGGCTTTGATCCACTGGAGGATAACTGGCACACATTGCCCGGCAACCGAGAGAAAATTCAGAGATTCACGGACGAGTGCGGGATTGATTTCATGCTGGCAGAGGGCGGCAAACTGCCGTTCGAGAAAGAATCTTTTGACATGGTAATGATGAACGATGTGCTGGAACATCTGCACGACTCTCCGCGCGACCTTCTCAATGATCTGCTGGAGCTCTGTAAACCTGAGGGCCTCCTGTTTGTGACAGTCCCCAACGCCGTTAACATCAGGAAACGTCTCGACGTGTTGTTCGGCAGAACGAACCTTCCTCGATTCGACGGCTTCTACTGGTATCCGGGCTGCTGGAAAGGACACATTCGCGAGTATGTGAGGGATGACCTCGCGAAGCTGGCCGAGTTTCTCGATCTCGAAATTCTCGAACTCAGAGGCTGCGATCACATGCTTGAGAAACTGCCACGGGTGTCAATTCCGATATACTTGCTGGCAACGAGATTCCTCGACGGGCTAAAGGATTCCTGGATACTCCTGGCCAGAAAAAAGCCGAACTGGAAGGCGCGAAAGGCAATCCCCGAGGATGAACTCAATGAATTGTTGGGTAAGTCTACGTCCTTTCGGTATTAGAACAAATTGGGTGGCCCACAGCTTGGGGCTTGTTGAAAAAGCCCTGGTATTTGGTATTGTGTATATTTGATTGTTAGTATGCAAACAAAGAGAGAACATAGACAGCAGGAAATGATGCTCCTCCCGTCTCTGGAGAGTTTGATACCGAAGGATCACTATCTTCGTCGACTTGATCGTGTATTGAATCTGAGTTTTGTACACGATGCGGTTCGCGACCGTTATTGCCAGGACAACGGTCATCCTTCTATTGATCCGGAAGTTGTCGTACGGTTGTTTCTGATCCAGGCGATGGATGGTATTTCCCATGTACGGGAGTTGATGCGTCAGGTTCAGGTGAACCTTGCTTACAGGTGGTTCATCGGTTATCGATTGGATGAGAAGTTGCCGGATCATTCGACACTGTCACGTGCGTTGG
Coding sequences within it:
- a CDS encoding class I SAM-dependent methyltransferase, whose product is MPPKGKTAVISVAKAIERTIERFPFEGYMSTATEPRSAHMNIANAVLSHLEAGATILDFGCGPCDKTAILQLLGYKCSGFDPLEDNWHTLPGNREKIQRFTDECGIDFMLAEGGKLPFEKESFDMVMMNDVLEHLHDSPRDLLNDLLELCKPEGLLFVTVPNAVNIRKRLDVLFGRTNLPRFDGFYWYPGCWKGHIREYVRDDLAKLAEFLDLEILELRGCDHMLEKLPRVSIPIYLLATRFLDGLKDSWILLARKKPNWKARKAIPEDELNELLGKSTSFRY
- a CDS encoding transposase, whose product is MQTKREHRQQEMMLLPSLESLIPKDHYLRRLDRVLNLSFVHDAVRDRYCQDNGHPSIDPEVVVRLFLIQAMDGISHVRELMRQVQVNLAYRWFIGYRLDEKLPDHSTLSRALERYIQKLWIE